Proteins from one Leptospira fletcheri genomic window:
- a CDS encoding host attachment protein yields the protein MKKKWVVVANRSEAKIFEYQGPAQGLKLVQSMENPDGRLRNSELVTGSGHGSRSDFDFSSEHEPKKKVAEAFAGKLSDFVNLERKKDSFSNFILVSEPGFMGMILGKLDEKSREKIYHKMPKDIVHIKESGLLGHLREVLV from the coding sequence ATGAAAAAAAAGTGGGTGGTGGTTGCGAATCGAAGCGAGGCTAAAATTTTCGAATACCAAGGACCGGCGCAGGGGCTTAAACTCGTTCAATCCATGGAAAATCCGGACGGTAGATTACGTAATTCTGAATTGGTTACCGGATCCGGCCACGGTTCCCGTTCGGATTTCGATTTTTCTTCGGAACACGAACCGAAAAAGAAAGTGGCGGAAGCGTTTGCGGGAAAACTTTCCGATTTCGTAAATTTAGAAAGAAAAAAGGATTCCTTTTCGAATTTCATCCTAGTATCGGAGCCCGGTTTCATGGGAATGATCCTAGGCAAGCTGGACGAGAAATCTAGGGAGAAAATTTACCACAAAATGCCCAAGGACATCGTTCATATCAAGGAGTCCGGCCTGCTCGGACATTTAAGGGAGGTACTCGTATAA
- a CDS encoding LIC11874 family lipoprotein → MALGRLSCRISFLTFFFLLLGCFDYEEVLTINPDLSGVLEVTYVVPTKKKSDESLIKFLPTRRDEILSRLNKGFFSKSVVLKDYSFQKLESPEAEPGAFREKAKVNYKVEFADITQIEGILIGSVQIKKEKARTIYIKREFPSATRAADSMQMDGEKKVFGETLRLIRTNSMNFRVNFPITSICTSNRGEVNLGRLSYRLPLSDTIEKAGNKSWDYRITMVY, encoded by the coding sequence ATGGCCTTGGGGAGACTTTCCTGTAGAATTTCCTTTTTGACGTTTTTCTTTTTGCTGCTCGGCTGCTTCGATTACGAAGAAGTGCTGACCATCAATCCGGACCTTTCCGGCGTGCTTGAGGTGACTTACGTCGTTCCCACAAAGAAAAAGTCCGACGAATCCCTGATCAAATTTCTGCCGACACGAAGGGACGAGATCCTGAGCCGATTAAACAAGGGTTTTTTTTCCAAAAGCGTGGTTTTGAAGGATTATAGTTTTCAAAAGCTGGAAAGTCCCGAAGCGGAACCAGGAGCGTTTCGGGAGAAGGCAAAGGTGAATTATAAGGTGGAATTCGCGGATATCACCCAGATAGAAGGGATTCTGATCGGCAGCGTGCAGATCAAAAAGGAGAAGGCGAGGACGATCTATATCAAGAGGGAATTTCCTTCCGCCACGCGAGCCGCGGATTCCATGCAGATGGACGGAGAAAAAAAGGTCTTCGGTGAAACCTTACGTTTGATCCGGACGAATTCCATGAATTTTCGCGTGAACTTCCCGATCACTTCGATCTGCACGTCCAATCGCGGAGAAGTCAATCTGGGTCGACTGAGTTATCGATTGCCCTTATCGGATACGATAGAAAAGGCCGGAAATAAATCCTGGGACTATCGGATCACCATGGTATATTGA
- a CDS encoding zinc ribbon domain-containing protein encodes MDFLLIFFYLLLASLVVTPFAYVRFVKRENGSELETEKKELVNRREVLLENLKDLKIEFDTGKLTDPEFKAISAGIVRELEEQDRKIKTWSEKSPQQFSEEKNPVPRQKYCHQCGFKIELVGAKFCPECGTKLLS; translated from the coding sequence ATGGACTTTCTTTTGATATTCTTCTACCTTCTGCTCGCCTCACTGGTCGTAACTCCTTTCGCGTACGTGAGATTCGTAAAGAGAGAGAACGGATCGGAACTAGAGACGGAAAAAAAGGAATTGGTCAATCGAAGGGAAGTTTTATTAGAAAATCTGAAAGATCTAAAAATCGAGTTCGACACCGGAAAACTGACGGATCCGGAATTCAAAGCCATCTCGGCGGGAATCGTACGGGAGTTGGAGGAGCAGGATCGGAAAATCAAAACCTGGTCGGAAAAGAGTCCGCAACAATTCTCGGAGGAAAAGAATCCAGTTCCGAGACAAAAATATTGCCACCAATGCGGCTTCAAGATCGAATTAGTAGGCGCCAAATTCTGTCCCGAATGCGGCACCAAACTTCTATCCTGA
- a CDS encoding SpoIIE family protein phosphatase: MIELKFGQRKVVTFRGARKVVGGLTEKNKIDILLYISKEFANADKEEDLYDIVISLCKDIFECDNTTLRMWKERFLDPVRFFKETEPPRRKLSQDEGYSGFTFKTRMPLLIQDLSHHPEYIDEGESTRAIMCVPIMYKEECLGTIAVESDTEFFYREDDLEILEALGSQLALAITSVRLIQGLVLANEREAQILKQLEWDMRMGRNVQSQIVETRILAWNGLHFGTHYEPMTEVSGDYFNVVRQGNSITAIIVDVSGHGIPAALVTMSIHYQFQRCTSLGMGLGEMLAELGESIRPQLPDGTYFTAFVLKVYSDYTYSYVNAAHQKMLHFHSSTGRVEELDTAGVPLGIFEVERNNFEEKHGRILPGDILFLPTDGIVEQKNEARQELGNQRFIEWIRQEKATIEEQRDKIFIEDLVGSLIGRFKRFKGDMRTGDDVSLLALQCNPELGKARSVLSLAKAAAKSKKDQMAYEKALEVFSMDESLKDSLLLLGKMYYRDRNFEKGVQFMEKYVRTSGEESEHIQYLLGRAYYELGNISEAKKALKRSLAIDHTYAKSSLRLARCYLKENETAKAIKVLQQGVKSAPTNEYLKISLKKLEELVRKKGAEDAAERAAV; this comes from the coding sequence ATGATAGAACTCAAATTTGGGCAAAGAAAGGTCGTCACGTTTCGCGGTGCGAGAAAGGTCGTCGGAGGATTAACGGAAAAGAATAAGATCGATATCCTTTTGTACATCAGCAAGGAATTCGCGAACGCGGATAAGGAAGAGGACCTTTACGATATCGTAATCAGTTTATGCAAAGATATCTTCGAGTGCGACAATACGACGCTCCGGATGTGGAAGGAAAGGTTTCTGGACCCGGTCCGATTTTTCAAGGAAACGGAACCGCCTAGGAGGAAGCTCAGCCAGGACGAAGGGTATTCCGGCTTCACGTTTAAGACTAGGATGCCTTTGCTCATCCAGGACTTAAGCCACCATCCCGAATACATCGACGAAGGCGAAAGTACTCGTGCGATCATGTGCGTTCCGATCATGTACAAAGAGGAATGTCTTGGCACCATCGCGGTGGAGTCCGATACCGAATTTTTTTATAGGGAAGACGATCTGGAGATCCTGGAAGCTTTAGGATCACAACTCGCCTTGGCCATCACGAGTGTGCGTCTGATCCAAGGTTTGGTCCTGGCAAACGAAAGGGAGGCCCAAATCCTAAAACAACTCGAATGGGACATGCGTATGGGACGCAACGTCCAGAGCCAAATCGTGGAAACTCGCATTCTCGCTTGGAACGGTCTTCATTTCGGGACTCACTACGAGCCCATGACGGAAGTGTCGGGCGATTATTTTAACGTTGTCCGTCAAGGGAACTCTATCACCGCGATCATCGTGGACGTTTCCGGACATGGAATCCCGGCCGCCTTGGTGACCATGTCGATTCACTACCAGTTCCAAAGATGTACTTCCTTGGGTATGGGTCTCGGCGAAATGCTGGCGGAACTCGGAGAATCGATCCGCCCCCAACTTCCGGACGGAACCTATTTTACCGCCTTCGTGTTGAAGGTTTACAGCGATTACACGTACTCTTATGTGAACGCCGCCCATCAAAAGATGCTCCACTTCCATTCCTCGACGGGCAGGGTGGAAGAGCTGGATACTGCCGGGGTTCCGCTCGGTATATTCGAGGTCGAACGCAATAATTTCGAGGAAAAACACGGAAGGATTCTTCCCGGAGATATCCTGTTTCTTCCCACCGACGGGATCGTGGAACAGAAGAACGAAGCCCGCCAGGAACTCGGAAACCAGAGATTCATAGAATGGATCCGCCAGGAAAAAGCGACCATAGAGGAACAGAGGGATAAGATTTTCATCGAGGACTTAGTAGGTTCCTTAATCGGCAGGTTTAAACGATTTAAAGGGGACATGAGAACGGGAGACGACGTTTCCCTCTTGGCGTTGCAATGCAATCCGGAATTGGGAAAGGCAAGATCCGTGCTTTCTCTGGCGAAAGCGGCCGCAAAGAGTAAGAAAGATCAGATGGCGTACGAAAAGGCTCTCGAAGTCTTTTCCATGGACGAGTCCCTGAAGGACAGCCTTCTCCTCCTCGGCAAAATGTATTACAGGGATCGTAACTTCGAAAAAGGGGTTCAGTTTATGGAGAAATACGTTCGGACGAGTGGAGAAGAATCCGAACACATCCAATATCTGCTGGGTCGCGCATATTACGAATTGGGCAATATTTCGGAAGCCAAGAAGGCGCTCAAAAGATCTTTGGCGATCGACCATACCTACGCCAAGTCCAGCCTACGCTTAGCTAGATGTTACTTAAAGGAAAACGAAACTGCTAAAGCCATCAAAGTCCTTCAACAGGGAGTGAAAAGCGCTCCGACGAACGAGTATCTTAAGATCTCCTTGAAGAAGTTGGAGGAATTGGTCCGCAAGAAGGGAGCGGAAGATGCGGCGGAGAGAGCCGCAGTGTAA
- a CDS encoding ammonium transporter → MRILAILMLALAASGLWADGSTPAAAPTPDNATLNIMITTLRSETNWLWTAIAAFLVYFMQAGFALVEAGFTRAKNTVNILMKNFMDFAIGSLAYWLIGFSIMFGPQLLSGFGIGVPGLADGLIVKGGKPDAGGFTFFIFQLVFAGTAATIVSGAMAERTKFIAYVIFSIVISALIYPVFGSTAWAGLFGLNKGFLETKGFIDFAGSTVVHSVGGWAGLAGALVLGPRIGKYQDGKVVPILGHNMTIAALGVFILWLGWFGFNPGSTTSVTGGLFAIIAVTTNFAAAAGAVAAMITTWILFKKPDIGLTLNGALAGLVAITSPCANVSISSAVVIGLVAGVLVVFSVLFFDRIRLDDPVGAVSVHGVCGAWGTLAAGLFAEEAYGGINGFFFGGGFGPVVTQMTGILLAFVWSFGASTLLFLALKYTIGLRVSEDEEIQGLDILEHGNEAYPVSK, encoded by the coding sequence ATGCGCATATTGGCAATACTAATGCTCGCGCTTGCCGCGAGCGGACTTTGGGCGGACGGATCCACGCCGGCGGCGGCTCCGACGCCGGATAACGCGACGCTCAACATCATGATCACAACGCTCAGGAGCGAAACGAACTGGTTATGGACCGCGATTGCGGCTTTTCTAGTGTATTTCATGCAAGCGGGTTTCGCGCTGGTGGAAGCGGGATTTACTCGTGCAAAAAACACGGTAAACATCCTGATGAAGAACTTCATGGACTTCGCCATCGGTTCGCTCGCATATTGGCTCATCGGATTCTCCATCATGTTCGGCCCGCAATTGCTTTCCGGTTTCGGCATCGGAGTTCCGGGACTAGCGGACGGTTTGATCGTAAAGGGCGGTAAGCCGGACGCAGGCGGATTCACGTTTTTTATCTTCCAGCTCGTGTTCGCCGGAACGGCCGCTACGATCGTTTCCGGAGCCATGGCGGAACGTACGAAATTCATCGCCTACGTGATTTTCTCCATCGTGATTTCCGCCTTGATTTATCCTGTCTTCGGTTCCACCGCATGGGCGGGCTTGTTCGGTCTCAATAAGGGTTTTCTGGAAACGAAAGGGTTTATCGATTTTGCAGGCTCCACCGTGGTTCACTCCGTGGGTGGTTGGGCAGGTTTGGCCGGAGCCTTGGTTCTCGGGCCAAGAATCGGAAAATACCAGGACGGGAAAGTCGTTCCGATTCTCGGTCACAACATGACGATCGCTGCGCTTGGAGTGTTCATACTTTGGTTGGGTTGGTTCGGATTCAATCCGGGTTCCACCACTTCGGTTACCGGTGGTCTTTTTGCGATCATCGCAGTCACTACGAACTTTGCCGCAGCCGCGGGTGCGGTTGCAGCGATGATAACGACCTGGATTCTATTCAAAAAACCGGATATAGGTCTGACTCTGAACGGAGCTTTGGCGGGATTGGTAGCGATCACTTCTCCTTGCGCGAACGTAAGCATTTCTTCCGCAGTCGTGATCGGCTTGGTGGCTGGGGTTCTCGTGGTATTCAGCGTACTCTTTTTCGATAGGATCCGATTGGATGATCCGGTGGGAGCGGTTTCCGTACACGGAGTCTGCGGCGCCTGGGGAACTCTTGCCGCAGGTCTGTTTGCGGAAGAAGCTTACGGCGGAATCAACGGCTTCTTTTTCGGAGGAGGTTTCGGTCCCGTGGTGACTCAGATGACCGGAATCCTTTTGGCCTTCGTATGGTCGTTCGGAGCTTCCACACTTCTGTTTCTCGCGCTAAAATATACGATCGGTTTGAGAGTTTCCGAAGACGAGGAAATCCAAGGATTGGATATTCTAGAACACGGAAACGAAGCTTACCCAGTTTCCAAATAA
- a CDS encoding DoxX family protein yields the protein MDRVNHWLDEHRDWWIDIIRMYLGGVLLYKGLEFLSDTDALIRLMEMHNAPFASALMAHYIVIAHICGGVLLFAGLLTRFSAVLQLPVLVGAVLFIHSREGFMSAGSNLPYASMILLLLLHFSLYGSGRISADFYIDTHRSV from the coding sequence ATGGATAGAGTCAATCACTGGTTGGACGAACATCGGGATTGGTGGATCGATATCATTCGAATGTATCTGGGAGGAGTCCTGCTTTATAAAGGATTGGAATTCCTATCGGATACGGACGCGCTGATTCGTTTAATGGAAATGCATAATGCGCCTTTTGCTTCCGCGCTGATGGCCCATTATATAGTCATCGCACACATTTGCGGAGGAGTTTTGCTCTTCGCGGGATTATTGACGCGATTCTCCGCCGTTTTACAGCTCCCTGTTTTGGTCGGCGCCGTCCTTTTTATTCACTCCAGGGAAGGGTTCATGTCGGCGGGTTCGAATCTACCGTATGCAAGTATGATCCTGTTGCTATTATTGCATTTTTCCCTGTACGGATCGGGAAGAATCTCTGCCGATTTCTATATCGATACCCACCGAAGCGTATAG
- a CDS encoding alpha/beta fold hydrolase — protein MIAILKNRRGPFYLITTFLAIVAFAIFASSLAILFSVFLIAILLSYPILLDWISRLYGQEDIADEVHFARTKDGWNIALHRHIPPQPNPELAPVIVVHGIATNKFVIDLDKRHSLPFFLKLRGYEVYSVSLRGAGSSYHESGSGYEDFTFDDMAKYDVPAIIQKVTKLTGSPRVSWIGHSMGAMILYAFFGICDKTEKEKVAAFVSLGGPGNLNHLGLSLIGLLSRFPRARKVLDLKFGASMLAPIAGEIFTPVDEILYNPKATKAKTVKKVMKNAIENISEGVIEQLMSWIETKKMISLNGFYDYIDLQKEITVPSLFVAGAKDAIATPDSVKFVYDRARAKTKDFLVLSKENGASEDYGHGCLLLAEKAEDELFPKIEIFLRQNGTRKKIGWMGKIRRNLQTKWKKLSR, from the coding sequence GTGATCGCAATCCTTAAGAACCGTAGAGGCCCTTTTTATCTCATCACCACTTTTTTGGCGATCGTAGCGTTCGCAATTTTCGCTTCCTCGCTCGCAATCCTGTTTTCCGTTTTTTTGATCGCGATTCTACTTTCTTATCCGATACTGTTGGACTGGATTTCCAGATTGTATGGACAGGAGGATATTGCGGACGAAGTTCATTTTGCCCGTACCAAAGATGGTTGGAATATCGCGTTGCACAGGCATATTCCTCCCCAACCGAATCCCGAATTGGCTCCGGTAATCGTCGTACACGGCATCGCGACGAATAAATTCGTGATCGATCTGGACAAAAGACATTCCCTCCCTTTTTTTCTGAAGCTAAGAGGGTACGAAGTCTATTCCGTTTCCCTGCGAGGAGCCGGATCATCCTATCACGAAAGCGGAAGCGGTTATGAGGATTTTACTTTCGATGATATGGCTAAATACGACGTTCCCGCGATTATCCAGAAAGTGACCAAACTCACAGGAAGTCCCAGAGTGAGCTGGATCGGGCACTCCATGGGAGCGATGATTTTGTACGCCTTTTTCGGGATCTGTGATAAAACGGAAAAGGAGAAGGTGGCCGCCTTCGTTTCCCTGGGAGGTCCCGGAAACCTGAACCACCTCGGACTCAGTTTGATCGGTCTGCTTTCTAGATTTCCGAGGGCTCGGAAGGTTCTGGATCTGAAGTTCGGTGCGTCCATGCTCGCCCCTATTGCAGGCGAAATCTTTACTCCGGTGGACGAAATACTCTACAATCCGAAAGCTACGAAAGCCAAGACGGTGAAGAAGGTCATGAAAAACGCCATCGAGAACATCAGCGAAGGTGTGATCGAGCAGCTCATGTCCTGGATAGAGACCAAGAAAATGATCTCTCTCAACGGCTTTTACGATTACATCGATCTGCAAAAGGAAATCACGGTTCCGAGCCTATTCGTTGCCGGCGCTAAGGACGCAATCGCCACACCGGATTCCGTCAAATTCGTCTATGATCGTGCCCGCGCCAAGACCAAGGATTTCTTGGTTCTTTCCAAGGAAAACGGGGCTTCGGAGGATTACGGACACGGCTGCTTGCTTCTTGCAGAAAAGGCCGAGGACGAACTTTTTCCGAAAATCGAAATCTTTTTGAGGCAGAATGGAACTCGAAAAAAAATCGGCTGGATGGGAAAAATTCGCAGAAACCTCCAGACCAAATGGAAAAAACTGAGTCGATAA
- a CDS encoding heme lyase CcmF/NrfE family subunit: MNDFGALCLITSFSLLLFSIVQTSYGIFRNDPQGIELGRYTLMTNFGVVLLAFAVLVVQLVRTDLSNYYVAMHSSEHLPLFYKMTSVWSGSSGSLLFWNLLLSFFTFLVLWQTRQLVNDRVPVMNLSLAVLACFFSFLAIFFPDAQPFREFQPAAAAGRGLNPLLQHWAMIIHPPILYVGYVSFAIPFSIATSALITGQLSENWFRFVRRWSIFSWFFLGTGILLGSKWAYEELGWGGYWAWDPVENASLMPWLLSTAFLHSMIIQERRGMLKFWNMLLIILAFHFCLLGTWITRSGVLEGPHSFSKSTIGTPFIIYIGISFFVYCGFLIYRRKELSPERNLEAMTSKEGSFLLNNFLLVIATLSILLGVFSPLLYGREFKAPWFNSWGVPSGILLLLLMGSAPLLAWRKGADKIFFATLFKPLIAGVLGAAAYIFYYSRNYSISDYSLGDVLGEVYSVLTVGLGIFTLAGIAQEYHRGIAARRISYPKEGYFTAGIRMLLKNKRRYGGYLVHLSMVILFVGLAGNAFKQNTSVKFFYFLELPRANEVVYTSQDTAVLGDYVIAASSLKIKPIVNGDPNEGVNHRNVIVTHEATFEVKRQLKDFVTMVTERRFYPQISHLSGDFETHIPTSEPAIASTPKEDLYVQLGAIEHADLSDENPDLPRLFMSYFFTRDPDLKSEQYLHFPRQIVANLEVWINPMVKFIWAGSLLFFLSGLLILLPIGENRP, from the coding sequence ATGAACGATTTCGGAGCGCTCTGCCTCATCACTTCTTTTTCCCTTCTTCTCTTTTCCATCGTTCAGACCTCTTACGGAATTTTCCGAAACGATCCGCAAGGAATCGAATTGGGACGATACACACTGATGACCAACTTCGGAGTGGTCTTGCTCGCCTTCGCCGTTTTGGTGGTCCAATTGGTCCGCACGGATCTCAGCAATTACTATGTGGCCATGCATTCGAGCGAGCACCTTCCTCTATTCTATAAAATGACTTCCGTATGGTCCGGCTCTTCGGGATCCCTTCTCTTCTGGAATCTTCTCCTCTCCTTCTTTACGTTTTTGGTTCTGTGGCAGACCAGGCAACTGGTCAACGACCGGGTTCCCGTAATGAACCTGAGCCTTGCGGTGCTTGCCTGCTTTTTCTCGTTCCTGGCCATTTTCTTTCCGGACGCCCAGCCTTTCCGGGAATTCCAACCCGCGGCAGCAGCCGGAAGAGGACTGAATCCTCTCCTACAGCACTGGGCTATGATCATTCACCCGCCCATCCTGTACGTAGGTTACGTCAGCTTTGCGATTCCGTTTTCGATCGCCACTTCCGCTCTGATCACCGGGCAACTCTCCGAAAACTGGTTCCGGTTCGTTCGTAGGTGGAGCATCTTTTCCTGGTTCTTTTTGGGAACGGGGATCCTATTGGGATCCAAATGGGCCTACGAAGAACTCGGTTGGGGAGGATATTGGGCCTGGGATCCGGTGGAGAACGCGAGTCTCATGCCTTGGCTTTTATCCACCGCTTTCCTGCATTCCATGATCATTCAGGAAAGAAGAGGAATGCTGAAATTCTGGAATATGCTTCTGATCATTCTGGCATTCCATTTTTGTCTGCTCGGAACCTGGATCACACGAAGCGGAGTTCTGGAAGGACCCCACTCCTTTTCCAAATCCACGATAGGAACCCCCTTTATCATATACATAGGGATCAGCTTTTTCGTATATTGCGGTTTTTTAATCTATAGAAGAAAGGAACTTTCCCCGGAAAGAAATCTGGAGGCGATGACCTCCAAAGAAGGAAGTTTCCTGCTGAACAATTTCCTCTTAGTGATCGCCACCCTATCCATATTATTAGGAGTGTTTTCGCCGCTGCTGTACGGCCGAGAGTTCAAGGCGCCGTGGTTCAATTCTTGGGGAGTTCCTTCCGGAATTCTGTTGCTCCTTTTGATGGGTTCCGCGCCTCTCTTAGCTTGGAGAAAAGGCGCTGATAAGATTTTCTTCGCCACACTTTTCAAACCTCTGATCGCCGGAGTTCTCGGAGCGGCGGCTTATATATTCTATTATTCCCGCAATTATTCCATCAGTGATTACAGTTTGGGCGACGTATTGGGAGAAGTCTACAGCGTCCTGACGGTGGGTCTGGGGATCTTTACTCTAGCCGGCATCGCTCAGGAATACCATCGCGGAATCGCAGCTCGCAGAATCTCTTATCCGAAGGAAGGATATTTCACCGCCGGAATTCGGATGTTATTGAAGAATAAACGAAGATACGGCGGATATCTAGTCCATCTGTCCATGGTGATCTTATTCGTCGGCCTGGCGGGAAACGCTTTCAAACAGAACACGTCTGTCAAATTTTTCTACTTTTTGGAACTCCCGAGGGCGAACGAAGTCGTCTATACCAGCCAGGATACCGCAGTACTCGGGGATTATGTGATCGCCGCGAGCAGCTTAAAGATCAAACCCATCGTCAACGGAGATCCTAACGAAGGCGTCAATCACCGCAATGTGATCGTCACTCACGAGGCGACCTTCGAGGTAAAACGCCAATTGAAGGATTTCGTGACCATGGTCACCGAGAGAAGGTTTTATCCCCAGATTTCCCATTTGAGCGGAGATTTCGAGACTCATATCCCTACGAGCGAACCGGCAATTGCTTCCACTCCCAAGGAAGATCTGTACGTCCAATTGGGAGCGATCGAACACGCGGACCTATCCGACGAAAATCCGGATCTTCCCAGATTGTTCATGAGCTATTTCTTTACCCGGGATCCCGATCTCAAGTCGGAACAGTATCTGCACTTTCCTAGACAAATCGTCGCGAATCTGGAGGTTTGGATCAACCCCATGGTCAAATTCATTTGGGCGGGCTCGCTTCTCTTTTTTCTTTCCGGCTTATTGATCCTACTTCCGATCGGAGAGAATAGACCGTGA
- a CDS encoding cytochrome c-type biogenesis protein CcmH, producing the protein MKFSSIAAVLLFVSSLSAESTFTNLTDPQEIRAFHDVTGRIRCICIPSIAIKSCSFNNCTVSAKLKVFIENRIRSGESADTIVEKMVKGFGPDAVKDPVIAKFIESGNTGMAESVVYGFGPDILAKPDSTWIDASLFMAGALGILLMFLYLKKRTTAKASSANPSQENEAFRKYLSEIEEKQK; encoded by the coding sequence GTGAAATTCTCTTCAATCGCAGCGGTTCTCTTGTTCGTCTCTTCGCTTTCCGCGGAGTCCACCTTCACGAACTTGACCGATCCGCAGGAGATCCGGGCGTTTCACGATGTGACCGGAAGAATACGATGCATCTGCATTCCCTCCATCGCCATCAAAAGTTGTTCGTTTAACAACTGTACTGTTTCGGCCAAACTGAAAGTGTTTATCGAGAACCGGATCCGATCCGGAGAGTCGGCGGATACGATCGTGGAAAAAATGGTGAAAGGATTCGGGCCCGACGCCGTCAAGGATCCGGTGATCGCGAAATTCATAGAATCCGGAAACACCGGTATGGCAGAGAGCGTGGTCTACGGATTCGGGCCGGACATTCTCGCAAAACCCGATTCCACTTGGATAGACGCGAGCCTATTTATGGCGGGGGCGCTGGGAATTCTGCTGATGTTTCTCTATCTGAAAAAACGCACGACCGCAAAAGCCTCGAGTGCGAATCCGAGCCAGGAAAACGAGGCCTTTCGAAAATATCTTTCCGAAATAGAGGAGAAGCAGAAATAA
- a CDS encoding glycerol kinase 5 yields the protein MASVKETFILSIDSGGSGIRAILYDKKGRIAERQYEKTPPILKEPGQLEHDPEVLWKALLSVVGKALRKKKISASNIAAIGICNQRGSFLLWDKQSGKPLTRLISWADVRAGRTAEEMNANGIWKTIQFVSRIASWLTRQPMLIATYMLKFTTDHASVRLKWVFDKQPELRERAKRGEILFGTLDTWFVYRLTKGKEHVTDPSNATVTGMFNPFQLQWNAPLCSIFGIPVRIFPTVKDTGADFGSTDPSLFGGISVPIRAVVGDQMAALFGHCCFEKGGVKISQGSGAFVDMNMGDSPKLSKRGLFPMVAWRLSGKPKYMLEGYIGTAGTLIDWLGKGIGLSDTPKVLNELAAQTQDTEGVVFVPTPSGIRFPYFNPRAKASVFGLSLATHRRHVARAVLEGISLSLYEILEGIKDDTKVPVKEIMVDGGVSQSDILLQCLADFCRVEVKRAPEPDMTATGAAYLAGLACGFWKDEAELKTLQKGYKVFRPKMEESVRKAKLERWKKAVASTLEIE from the coding sequence ATGGCATCCGTTAAGGAAACGTTCATACTCTCTATAGACAGCGGCGGTAGCGGAATCCGTGCCATCCTTTACGATAAAAAAGGCAGGATTGCGGAACGCCAGTATGAAAAAACTCCCCCAATACTTAAGGAGCCGGGCCAACTCGAGCACGACCCGGAAGTTCTATGGAAGGCACTACTATCCGTAGTGGGAAAAGCGTTACGCAAAAAAAAGATCTCCGCCTCCAATATCGCCGCGATCGGAATCTGCAACCAAAGGGGATCGTTTCTTCTTTGGGACAAACAGAGTGGAAAGCCGCTAACTAGATTGATCAGTTGGGCCGACGTACGGGCAGGGCGCACGGCGGAAGAAATGAACGCGAACGGAATTTGGAAAACGATACAATTCGTTTCCAGAATCGCGAGTTGGTTGACTCGTCAGCCGATGTTGATCGCAACATACATGTTGAAATTCACGACGGACCATGCCTCCGTACGTTTGAAATGGGTTTTCGATAAACAGCCCGAACTGAGAGAAAGAGCGAAGCGGGGAGAGATCCTCTTCGGCACGTTAGATACTTGGTTCGTATACAGATTGACGAAAGGAAAAGAGCACGTCACGGACCCGTCGAACGCTACCGTGACGGGCATGTTCAATCCGTTTCAACTGCAATGGAACGCTCCTCTATGCTCGATCTTCGGAATTCCCGTACGGATCTTTCCGACCGTAAAGGATACCGGTGCGGATTTCGGATCCACGGATCCTTCCTTGTTCGGAGGGATCTCCGTCCCGATTCGCGCCGTGGTGGGGGACCAGATGGCGGCCCTGTTCGGTCATTGTTGCTTCGAAAAAGGGGGAGTAAAGATCTCCCAGGGTTCGGGAGCCTTCGTCGACATGAACATGGGAGATTCCCCCAAACTTTCCAAAAGAGGACTCTTTCCGATGGTGGCTTGGAGACTTTCCGGAAAACCTAAATACATGTTGGAAGGATATATAGGAACCGCCGGGACTCTGATTGATTGGTTGGGAAAGGGCATCGGCCTTTCCGACACTCCTAAAGTGTTAAACGAACTTGCGGCCCAAACCCAGGATACCGAAGGAGTCGTATTCGTTCCTACGCCTTCCGGGATCCGCTTTCCGTATTTCAATCCTAGAGCTAAGGCTTCCGTTTTCGGATTATCGTTGGCCACTCACAGGCGTCATGTCGCGAGAGCAGTCTTGGAAGGAATTTCCCTTTCCTTATACGAAATCCTGGAAGGGATCAAGGACGATACCAAGGTTCCGGTAAAAGAGATCATGGTGGACGGAGGGGTTTCTCAATCCGATATTTTGCTGCAGTGTTTGGCCGATTTTTGCCGTGTGGAGGTAAAAAGGGCGCCTGAACCGGATATGACGGCGACCGGCGCCGCTTACCTCGCCGGATTGGCCTGCGGTTTCTGGAAAGACGAAGCGGAATTAAAAACTTTACAAAAAGGTTATAAAGTCTTTAGGCCGAAAATGGAGGAGTCCGTCCGGAAAGCGAAATTGGAAAGATGGAAGAAGGCTGTCGCCTCCACCTTGGAGATCGAATAA